Proteins co-encoded in one Theileria equi strain WA chromosome 3, complete sequence genomic window:
- a CDS encoding hypothetical protein (encoded by transcript BEWA_000470A) → MTPEYMVEKVIYDTSTLWELKDKGKACFFCEVYAKGNTEILKLYINDGHNFSSLYLEKKDDKWKCIKEADFYDKLAGISTDKLPTCAPAI, encoded by the coding sequence ATGACACCAGAATATATGGTCGAAAAGGTTATATATGATACTTCAACTCTATGGGAATTAAAGGATAAAGGGAAAGCATGCTTCTTTTGTGAGGTTTATGCGAAAGGAAATACTGAGATTTTGAAACTATACATCAACGATGGACATAATTTCTCATCACTCTATCTAGAAAAGAAGGATGACAAATGGAAGTGCATTAAAGAGGCCGACTTTTATGATAAGCTGGCTGGAATATCAACAGACAAACTTCCGACTTGCGCTCCAGCCATTTGA
- a CDS encoding signal peptide-containing protein (encoded by transcript BEWA_000480A), whose amino-acid sequence MRILALVWAVCLVRFCSARLFCWFSSKSKTDKKVTPSPDHVDGTPIILDLVTPNETKLDVYTETESGVSFKTVTPKSVFHISSVVDSGATLWEASGYEKCLLVESYAKNTTKVIYLETSDSTGTKSKYFEKADEAWSEIDKEVFVEKIEMMIEESGKDGLTLDISHPNRLLCKSFDYSFAGNAIKLVVSNKGVSISRLVNGTEEVYTRSSGETFEYARVYLNKDGTPELILITLRTLSGISRRDYVKTENGWSVCNNSDATIKSLRDPTNCVSSLRLIFH is encoded by the coding sequence ATGAGGATTCTGGCACTAGTGTGGGCGGTGTGTCTGGTAAGGTTTTGTAGCGCAAGACTCTTTTGTTGGTTTTCTAGTAAAAGTAAAACAGATAAGAAAGTTACTCCCTCACCTGATCATGTTGATGGTACTCCAATTATCCTGGATCTCGTCACTCCAAATGAGACAAAGTTAGATGTGTATACAGAAACAGAATCCGGAGTATCCTTCAAGACCGTTACTCCAAAAAGTGTCTTCcatatatcctctgttgtAGACTCTGGAGCTACTCTATGGGAGGCTTCTGGATATGAAAAGTGTCttcttgtagaatcttATGCTAAGAATACTACCAAGGTTATCTACTTGGAAACTTCTGATAGTACTGGAACTAAGTctaaatactttgaaaaggctGATGAAGCATGGAGTGAGATTGATAAGGAAGTGTTTGTTGAGAAGATAGAGATGATGATAGAAGAATCGGGAAAAGATGGTCTTACCCTTGATATCTCTCATCCTAATAGATTACTATGTAAATCCTTCGACTATTCCTTTGCTGGTAATGCAATAAAACTGGTCGTCTCTAACAAGGGTGTTAGCATCTCTAGGCTCGTGAATGGCACTGAAGAGGTTTATACTCgttcctctggagaaacATTCGAGTATGCCAGAGTTTATCTCAACAAGGATGGTACTCCTGAACTTATATTAATCACTCTCAGAACTTTATCTGGAATATCACGAAGAGATTATGTAAAGACTGAGAATGGATGGAGTGTCTGTAATAATAGTGATGCTACGATTAAGAGTTTAAGGGATCCTACAAATTGCGTATCAAGTTTGAGATTGATCTTTCATTAG